A window of Candidatus Dojkabacteria bacterium contains these coding sequences:
- a CDS encoding GreA/GreB family elongation factor produces the protein MKGLYVGRKKYFLTKQKVKELKKELSILETKGRQEIADSLNWLRDLPNSQEDDEFSDVLDNKRYLEKRIVEIKDILSNFEIVKHSLKDTVSVGTTVKVGFEGYVEKFMIVSALEADPLNNKISDESPVGRSLVGAKVGDKVLVDMGGIKKAFRILGIE, from the coding sequence TTGAAAGGACTGTACGTGGGACGCAAGAAATATTTCTTGACCAAGCAAAAGGTCAAGGAGCTCAAAAAAGAGCTGAGTATACTCGAAACCAAAGGTAGGCAGGAGATCGCAGATAGCTTAAACTGGCTGCGAGACTTGCCGAATAGCCAGGAGGACGACGAATTCTCAGATGTGTTGGATAATAAAAGATACCTCGAGAAAAGGATCGTAGAGATCAAAGATATTCTCTCCAATTTTGAGATTGTGAAGCATTCGCTCAAGGATACTGTTTCCGTCGGAACCACCGTAAAGGTGGGTTTTGAGGGATATGTGGAGAAATTCATGATAGTCTCAGCTTTGGAGGCAGATCCGCTTAATAATAAGATATCCGACGAATCTCCTGTTGGCAGGTCGCTTGTGGGTGCGAAAGTCGGTGACAAAGTCTTGGTGGATATGGGGGGCATCAAGAAAGCATTCAGAATACTAGGTATTGAGTAA
- a CDS encoding ABC-2 family transporter protein, which produces MKYYMRLWLLVVKRSLNRDMVHRPDFLTKVFRAFFVVATQLLIVWGLFGESGEVAGWSRNQFILLLGYYNLVNYLGWGIFNVNLWRLEERVMKGEFDYFMLSPAGSLFQASFGEFFIDDAITSLSGAVMVIYYFVAESESLSLWTIPLAILMLIIALVIWYGLHLVVASISLWKVETGFMDLMKGITRIGAFPTDIYPAAVQLILYTLFPVAFIATVPAEILIGESAIWMVGVAASIAVLFLIVGIGMWRLMLNRYSSAGS; this is translated from the coding sequence ATGAAATACTATATGAGGCTATGGCTTCTAGTTGTGAAAAGAAGCTTGAACCGAGACATGGTTCACAGACCAGACTTTTTAACTAAAGTCTTCCGTGCATTTTTCGTAGTTGCGACCCAGCTGCTGATTGTATGGGGATTGTTTGGTGAAAGCGGTGAAGTAGCTGGATGGAGCCGAAACCAGTTTATCTTGCTACTTGGTTACTATAATCTGGTGAACTATCTAGGGTGGGGGATATTTAATGTGAATTTATGGCGGCTTGAAGAGCGCGTGATGAAGGGTGAGTTCGACTATTTTATGCTTTCACCTGCAGGCTCACTCTTCCAGGCATCATTTGGCGAATTCTTTATCGATGATGCTATTACCTCGCTTTCTGGTGCTGTGATGGTGATCTACTATTTTGTCGCTGAGTCGGAGAGCCTGAGCCTTTGGACGATCCCGCTAGCAATATTAATGCTGATTATCGCCTTGGTAATTTGGTACGGCTTACATTTAGTGGTGGCAAGCATCAGTTTGTGGAAAGTTGAAACCGGTTTTATGGATCTGATGAAGGGTATCACCAGGATCGGCGCCTTTCCTACAGATATCTATCCAGCGGCTGTACAGCTGATACTTTATACTCTTTTTCCAGTAGCGTTTATAGCGACTGTGCCGGCAGAGATACTGATTGGGGAAAGTGCTATCTGGATGGTGGGCGTAGCTGCCTCTATAGCTGTGCTATTTCTCATTGTCGGGATAGGAATGTGGAGATTGATGCTTAATCGTTATAGCAGTGCAGGGAGCTAA
- a CDS encoding HD domain-containing protein codes for MDREGAMALVKQYTKNENLIKHMLAVEAAMRAYAQKYGEDVEEWGVCGLVHDFDYEKMGSEHPSEWGYQTLRENGASEDIIIAIEGHADGGNPGSRPSHMSKALFAVDEMTGFIVACSLPRPDQLSGLEVKSVKKKMKDKAFAKGVHREHLTQGCEELGEDFDTHVQFVIDAMRGIKDELGLK; via the coding sequence ATGGATAGAGAAGGTGCAATGGCACTTGTAAAGCAGTACACCAAGAATGAAAATTTAATTAAACATATGCTTGCGGTTGAGGCAGCTATGCGTGCTTATGCGCAAAAGTATGGCGAAGATGTCGAAGAATGGGGAGTATGCGGACTTGTGCATGATTTTGATTATGAGAAAATGGGATCTGAGCATCCATCTGAGTGGGGATATCAAACATTGAGAGAAAATGGGGCTAGCGAAGATATAATTATAGCGATCGAAGGGCACGCCGATGGAGGTAATCCAGGCTCCCGCCCATCCCATATGTCCAAGGCTCTTTTTGCAGTAGATGAAATGACCGGCTTTATCGTTGCATGCTCTCTCCCAAGGCCTGACCAGCTCTCAGGTCTGGAGGTGAAATCGGTAAAGAAGAAGATGAAGGATAAGGCTTTTGCTAAAGGGGTTCACCGCGAGCATCTGACTCAGGGTTGTGAAGAGCTAGGCGAAGACTTTGATACGCATGTGCAATTTGTGATTGATGCGATGCGTGGAATCAAAGATGAGCTCGGTCTGAAATAG
- a CDS encoding 3'-5' exonuclease — translation MIIVDVEATGLNVTECSLLSIGAICLEEPEKTFYGECRIWEGAIINEEVPEITGFSIEAMQDPNKPTVKELLGKYIEWTQQFEDRTHGGSSVGFDAFLLENEAQRWGFGTPFSYRVVDLHALAYVKYLKLNGKPYVVDGKSKLGLRGTLEFVGMEDNRKIHNALEDAKLTAEAMSRIIYGQNLLPEYKQYDIPDFLKD, via the coding sequence ATGATAATTGTAGATGTAGAAGCAACAGGACTAAATGTGACCGAGTGCTCGCTGCTGAGTATTGGAGCAATCTGCCTAGAGGAGCCCGAAAAAACCTTTTACGGTGAATGCCGCATATGGGAAGGAGCAATTATAAATGAAGAGGTTCCAGAAATTACCGGCTTCTCGATCGAGGCGATGCAAGATCCAAACAAGCCTACTGTAAAAGAGTTGTTAGGTAAATATATAGAATGGACACAGCAATTTGAAGATAGAACACATGGAGGATCTTCCGTCGGATTCGATGCGTTTTTATTGGAGAACGAAGCCCAAAGATGGGGTTTTGGCACACCTTTCTCCTACAGAGTGGTAGACCTCCACGCACTTGCTTATGTCAAATATCTCAAGCTAAATGGCAAGCCATATGTGGTCGATGGCAAGAGCAAGCTTGGACTTAGGGGTACATTGGAATTTGTCGGGATGGAGGATAACCGCAAAATTCACAACGCACTCGAAGACGCAAAGCTCACCGCGGAAGCGATGTCACGGATAATCTACGGGCAAAACCTACTACCAGAATATAAGCAGTACGACATTCCTGATTTCTTGAAGGATTAG
- a CDS encoding ABC-2 family transporter protein — protein sequence MMHWLKPSYAALKLEISHDLSYRLKIFSWMLADILQPLIFAYLWSSVARYQGNVDQAVEVFSYFFFFMIVTRIAQDWSIFSVTDSIMNGEFGQHLLRPVNYMFMYGGRSAGLKLFRLAIFLPVALAISFAWRDRLIVDMNLERAIGLLFAIVIAIGANYMIGHIFALAAFYMENVRGIRTMFVNTLSLVTGEYIPIALLVSGVLLLIWEYLPFRYIYSFPVEILIGNVDRDGIFRGLLIGGAYLSFSVVFYKIFIKKALSRYETEGG from the coding sequence ATGATGCATTGGTTGAAACCATCATATGCTGCCCTCAAGTTAGAAATCTCCCACGATCTATCATATCGATTAAAGATATTCAGCTGGATGCTGGCTGATATCTTGCAGCCGCTTATCTTCGCATATCTCTGGAGCTCGGTAGCGCGTTACCAAGGTAATGTGGATCAGGCAGTAGAGGTATTTAGCTACTTCTTCTTTTTTATGATTGTAACGCGTATAGCTCAAGATTGGAGCATATTTTCAGTGACAGATTCGATCATGAACGGCGAGTTTGGGCAGCATCTTTTGCGCCCGGTCAATTATATGTTTATGTATGGTGGACGCTCAGCGGGGCTTAAGCTATTCAGGCTAGCTATATTTCTGCCTGTGGCTTTGGCAATCAGCTTCGCGTGGAGAGATAGGCTGATAGTTGACATGAATCTTGAGCGCGCGATCGGTCTTTTATTTGCAATAGTGATAGCCATCGGGGCGAATTATATGATTGGGCATATCTTCGCTCTGGCGGCATTCTATATGGAAAATGTCCGTGGTATTAGGACGATGTTTGTGAATACACTTAGCTTGGTGACAGGTGAGTATATTCCAATTGCTCTGCTTGTAAGTGGGGTGTTGCTGTTGATTTGGGAATATCTCCCGTTTAGATATATCTACTCTTTCCCGGTCGAGATACTTATTGGGAATGTAGATAGAGATGGAATATTCAGAGGCCTGCTAATCGGAGGGGCATATCTCTCATTCAGTGTGGTTTTTTACAAAATTTTCATTAAAAAAGCGTTAAGCAGATATGAAACGGAGGGCGGATAG
- the serS gene encoding serine--tRNA ligase has protein sequence MTDIKRIVENPELYKELVKQKNINLDIDELLKLYEERKALTTEVEQLRKERNDNVDEIKKVSGKPPADLVEKGKSIKAKITEAEAKLAEIEAKYDELIWYTPMFISEDTPVGKDDSENVELRRWSPEGGEGGDPAKPSFEQRDHIQLGEELNLLDLERGVKTGGFRGYYLKNEGALMHMGLMMYGLKLMQSKGFETFVPPTIVKQDALYGSGHMPFDLANIYVVDSLGHVKEEEGREDKDKKYLIGTAEPSLLNYHRDEVLSEDQLPVKYAGFSQCYRSEIGSYGKDTRGIYRIHEFMKIEQVVICKNDIEESTKMHDMMVSYSEELLQALKLPYRVLQICTGDMGAGKYRMFDLETWMPSRNGYGETHSASNLLDWQTRRLNLRVKGKDGKNYYPYALNNTVVASPRILIAIWENYQNEDGSITVPEVLREYVGKDKIEPRA, from the coding sequence ATGACAGACATTAAAAGAATAGTAGAAAACCCAGAGCTCTATAAGGAGTTGGTAAAGCAGAAAAATATCAACCTAGATATCGATGAGCTACTTAAGCTTTACGAAGAACGTAAGGCTCTTACAACCGAAGTTGAGCAGCTCAGGAAAGAGAGAAACGACAACGTGGACGAGATTAAGAAAGTAAGCGGCAAACCGCCAGCAGATCTAGTTGAGAAAGGGAAAAGTATCAAAGCCAAGATTACGGAAGCCGAAGCAAAACTCGCAGAGATTGAAGCTAAATATGACGAGCTTATCTGGTACACCCCTATGTTTATTTCTGAGGATACCCCAGTCGGCAAAGATGACTCTGAGAATGTCGAGCTACGCAGGTGGTCGCCTGAGGGAGGAGAAGGTGGAGATCCCGCTAAGCCAAGTTTTGAGCAGAGAGATCATATTCAACTTGGTGAAGAGCTAAATCTGCTCGACTTGGAGCGAGGAGTGAAAACTGGTGGTTTTAGAGGCTACTATCTGAAGAATGAGGGTGCATTAATGCACATGGGCTTGATGATGTATGGCTTGAAGCTTATGCAATCGAAAGGCTTTGAGACATTTGTGCCGCCGACGATTGTAAAGCAGGATGCACTGTACGGCAGCGGTCATATGCCATTTGATTTGGCTAACATCTATGTAGTCGATAGTTTGGGTCACGTGAAAGAGGAAGAAGGAAGAGAGGATAAGGATAAGAAGTATCTAATTGGTACTGCTGAGCCGTCACTGCTTAATTACCACCGCGATGAGGTATTGAGCGAAGATCAGCTCCCAGTGAAATATGCAGGCTTCTCGCAGTGCTATAGGAGTGAGATAGGAAGCTACGGTAAAGATACACGAGGAATATACCGAATTCATGAATTTATGAAGATTGAGCAGGTAGTAATCTGCAAGAACGACATAGAAGAATCAACCAAGATGCATGATATGATGGTGAGCTACTCGGAGGAGCTACTGCAGGCATTGAAGCTGCCTTATCGAGTGTTGCAGATCTGTACGGGTGATATGGGTGCTGGCAAATACAGAATGTTTGACCTCGAGACATGGATGCCATCGAGAAACGGATATGGCGAGACACATAGCGCTTCAAACCTGCTAGATTGGCAGACTCGTCGACTGAACCTACGAGTCAAAGGAAAAGATGGCAAGAACTACTATCCGTATGCACTAAACAACACAGTTGTCGCATCGCCTCGAATTTTGATCGCAATCTGGGAAAACTATCAGAATGAGGATGGATCGATCACAGTACCAGAGGTTCTGCGAGAGTATGTGGGGAAAGATAAGATTGAACCACGTGCATAG
- the miaA gene encoding tRNA (adenosine(37)-N6)-dimethylallyltransferase MiaA: MSDHSSIAQHPIVVIAGQTASGKSEIALEVARAINGEIINADSRQAYQDMVIGTSSPIPEKHLSDKCFLVKGVPHHLYNFLDPAVGYNIALFRDEAERVISNMDPTHVPVLVGGSGLYIDSFIYNYDIHEESVDEARRQEWDRMNVEQLCELAGEEAVAQLNESDRGNKRRLIRILEGRDAPSANDARAHIYLVVDRDKEVIAENIKERTRLMIENGLVEENKKLIESGYQYEKTRGLNTIGYKEFAGYFEGEKTLEEVEADINLHTRQYAKRQRTWFRRHTDAVKIKNSEEAIRVVEPDYLLRK, translated from the coding sequence GTGAGCGACCACTCTAGCATTGCACAACACCCGATTGTAGTTATTGCCGGCCAGACAGCTTCTGGCAAGTCTGAGATAGCGCTAGAAGTGGCACGTGCGATTAATGGTGAAATTATCAATGCCGACTCGCGCCAAGCTTATCAAGACATGGTAATTGGAACCTCGTCACCAATTCCAGAAAAGCATCTAAGTGATAAGTGTTTTTTGGTGAAAGGAGTTCCACATCATCTATACAATTTTTTAGACCCTGCGGTGGGGTATAACATAGCGCTGTTTCGAGATGAAGCTGAGCGAGTTATATCGAATATGGATCCAACGCATGTGCCAGTGCTAGTTGGTGGCTCTGGGCTGTATATTGACAGCTTTATTTACAACTATGACATCCATGAAGAAAGCGTCGATGAAGCTAGGCGACAAGAATGGGATAGGATGAATGTCGAGCAGCTATGCGAGCTAGCTGGAGAGGAAGCAGTCGCGCAATTAAATGAGAGCGATAGAGGCAATAAGCGTAGGCTTATCAGAATACTCGAGGGCAGGGATGCTCCAAGCGCGAACGATGCGAGAGCTCATATCTATCTGGTAGTGGATCGAGACAAGGAAGTAATCGCTGAAAATATTAAGGAACGCACGAGGTTGATGATCGAAAATGGCTTAGTCGAAGAGAATAAGAAGCTAATTGAGAGTGGCTATCAGTATGAGAAAACTCGTGGGCTGAATACAATCGGATATAAAGAGTTTGCAGGCTACTTTGAAGGAGAGAAAACCCTCGAAGAGGTTGAGGCAGATATAAATCTTCACACTCGCCAGTATGCGAAAAGGCAGCGGACCTGGTTTAGAAGGCATACAGATGCGGTAAAGATAAAGAATTCGGAAGAGGCTATCCGAGTCGTTGAGCCCGACTACCTGCTTCGCAAGTGA